In one window of Candidatus Avedoeria danica DNA:
- a CDS encoding excisionase family DNA-binding protein has product MDKLLLRITEAAELTGIGRSKAYELVQTGEWPAVRIGRSVRVPAAWLAGWVERLATEAAEAIGDGAR; this is encoded by the coding sequence ATGGACAAGCTGTTGCTCAGGATCACCGAGGCCGCCGAGCTGACCGGGATTGGACGGTCAAAGGCTTACGAACTGGTGCAGACAGGTGAATGGCCAGCCGTCCGCATCGGCCGCAGCGTGCGCGTCCCGGCGGCATGGCTCGCCGGTTGGGTCGAGCGCTTGGCCACGGAGGCCGCTGAGGCGATCGGCGACGGCGCGCGTTAG
- a CDS encoding helix-hairpin-helix domain-containing protein: MPPSQPPIVVARQFAATAWAKYMSLWNAGRGGIAVALLLPCCLCFFCGSIVTMSGDDAPNPTAPPRPAATARATRTLRPAATARAARTPRPTSEPRATSTKRPATATDEPATETSVPATAVPTELPATVAPAPPTEAPATAHPLGFAAVPPEVPAAPPAAVAQDGCVDINRAGFGDLMRIIHIAEVRANEIIQIRGSRPFRSVDDLTRVNGIGPARLRDIKAEGLACVR, translated from the coding sequence GTGCCCCCGTCGCAGCCGCCCATCGTTGTCGCACGCCAGTTCGCCGCCACCGCCTGGGCCAAATACATGTCGCTCTGGAACGCTGGCCGCGGCGGGATCGCCGTCGCGCTGTTGCTGCCGTGCTGCCTGTGCTTCTTCTGCGGATCGATCGTCACCATGTCGGGGGATGACGCCCCGAATCCGACGGCGCCGCCGCGGCCGGCAGCGACCGCACGGGCGACGCGTACGCTGCGGCCGGCAGCGACCGCACGGGCGGCGCGTACGCCGCGGCCGACGAGCGAGCCGCGGGCCACGTCGACGAAGCGGCCGGCGACGGCGACGGACGAGCCAGCGACCGAGACGAGCGTGCCAGCAACCGCGGTGCCGACCGAGCTGCCCGCGACGGTGGCACCGGCACCGCCCACGGAGGCACCCGCTACGGCGCACCCCCTCGGCTTTGCTGCGGTACCTCCGGAGGTTCCGGCGGCCCCTCCAGCCGCGGTGGCGCAGGACGGTTGCGTGGACATTAATCGCGCGGGATTCGGGGACCTCATGCGCATCATCCATATCGCCGAAGTTCGCGCCAACGAGATCATCCAGATTCGCGGTTCGCGGCCGTTCCGATCGGTGGACGATCTCACCCGCGTCAACGGCATCGGCCCTGCAAGGTTGCGAGATATCAAGGCGGAGGGTCTGGCCTGCGTTCGGTAG
- a CDS encoding sensor histidine kinase: protein MVNLLDNARRFSPAGAKVTVTANIVEGVGDDGSQNSGRDGGQDGGQDVMICVSDEGPGIPPRERQRIFERFYRGDRARRGSGTGLGLAIAKHIVEGHGGRIWATDAAGGGAAVCLTLLAAGTGAVPFPAPDDTGRREHPRQESNLRPAD from the coding sequence ATCGTCAACCTGTTGGACAACGCGCGGCGTTTCTCGCCGGCGGGCGCGAAGGTCACGGTGACGGCCAACATCGTGGAGGGTGTGGGCGACGACGGCAGTCAGAACAGTGGCCGGGACGGCGGTCAGGACGGCGGTCAGGACGTGATGATCTGCGTGAGCGACGAGGGGCCCGGCATCCCGCCGCGCGAGCGTCAGCGCATCTTCGAGCGCTTCTATCGCGGTGACCGTGCCCGACGCGGCAGCGGCACCGGCCTCGGCCTCGCGATTGCCAAGCACATCGTCGAGGGACACGGCGGGCGGATCTGGGCGACGGACGCGGCGGGGGGCGGGGCGGCGGTGTGCTTGACGCTGTTGGCGGCAGGCACCGGGGCGGTACCGTTCCCAGCGCCTGACGATACCGGTCGACGAGAGCACCCCCGGCAGGAATCGAACCTGCGACCCGCGGATTAG
- a CDS encoding response regulator transcription factor, with amino-acid sequence MQHILIIEDEPTLRDTLAATLSSHGYRVATSDHADLLVDQVNDGRPDLVVLDVMLPGIDGMSACRALRTAGSDIPVLMLTARSGDLDKIVGLESGADDYVTKPFSTGELVARVRALLRRAPALRQTVLESGDLRIDLIGRRVSRGGAEIQLTHKEFNLLAELVRNRGAVMSRDLLLEKVWGYDYFGDSRTVDVHIRWLRQKIEDDPSNPARITTLRGVGYRFDG; translated from the coding sequence ATGCAACACATCTTGATCATCGAGGACGAGCCGACGCTGCGCGACACGCTGGCGGCGACACTCAGCAGCCATGGCTATCGCGTGGCCACGAGCGACCACGCCGACCTCTTGGTCGATCAAGTGAACGACGGCCGCCCCGACCTCGTCGTTCTGGATGTCATGCTGCCCGGCATCGACGGCATGAGCGCTTGTCGCGCGCTCCGCACGGCCGGCTCCGACATCCCTGTGCTCATGCTGACCGCGCGCTCGGGCGACCTGGACAAGATCGTCGGCCTCGAGTCCGGCGCCGATGATTATGTCACCAAGCCGTTCTCGACCGGTGAGCTCGTCGCGCGCGTGCGGGCGCTGCTGCGGCGAGCGCCGGCGCTGCGCCAGACCGTCCTCGAGTCCGGCGACCTGCGCATCGACCTGATCGGCCGGCGGGTCAGCCGCGGCGGCGCGGAGATCCAGCTCACGCACAAGGAGTTCAACCTTCTGGCTGAGCTCGTGCGCAACCGCGGTGCGGTGATGAGCCGCGACCTGCTGCTGGAGAAGGTCTGGGGCTACGACTACTTCGGCGACAGCCGCACCGTCGACGTCCACATCCGGTGGCTGCGCCAGAAGATCGAGGACGATCCGTCGAATCCCGCTCGGATCACCACGCTCCGGGGTGTCGGCTACCGGTTCGACGGCTAG
- a CDS encoding HNH endonuclease yields MTSVLVLNASFEPLNVVSVRRAVVLLLKDKAELVEAVGAVLRAEHIALPTPSVIRLVTYVRIPYRMRIPVSRRGVLARDRYTCQYCGGTPGRGVLTIDHVVPRSRGGPKRWENLVAACARCNRRKGGRLPDEAGMKLLSRPESPRYVALAFVGHDGGPDGWRKYLQPSDSDAGA; encoded by the coding sequence GTGACATCGGTCTTGGTCCTGAACGCATCCTTCGAGCCGCTGAACGTGGTCTCGGTGCGCCGAGCCGTCGTACTGCTGCTCAAGGACAAGGCGGAGCTCGTCGAGGCGGTCGGGGCCGTGCTGCGGGCCGAGCACATCGCGCTGCCGACGCCGTCCGTCATTCGGCTCGTCACCTACGTTCGGATTCCGTACCGAATGCGCATCCCGGTCTCACGCCGCGGCGTGCTCGCGCGCGACCGCTACACGTGCCAATACTGCGGCGGGACGCCCGGACGCGGCGTGCTGACGATCGACCATGTGGTCCCCAGGTCACGCGGCGGACCGAAGCGGTGGGAGAACTTGGTGGCCGCGTGCGCCCGCTGCAATCGCCGCAAGGGCGGTCGGCTGCCGGACGAGGCTGGGATGAAGCTCTTGTCACGTCCGGAGTCGCCGCGCTACGTGGCGCTGGCGTTCGTCGGCCATGACGGCGGGCCCGATGGTTGGCGGAAATACCTCCAGCCCAGCGATTCGGACGCTGGCGCTTGA
- a CDS encoding thioredoxin domain-containing protein, whose translation MAKPTRAGVSLPLVGIVVLLAVFFLGGLFWLLSPKDLQEPLIQTFPAAAPLPFGTTEDGHPYLGNADAPVTVYEFADFQCPHCKQHNDVFAREFEKTFITPGKVKLVWVTFPFMGDGTESDESVLASMAGYCGLEQGKFWEVHDWLFENQGPAANQGQFNKERLRKIAERMSLDVTKWDACMDASATRDKALADKAKAQEQGVASTPSFMVGETIVEGTGTEKMAELAAVIDKPSQ comes from the coding sequence GTGGCGAAGCCGACGCGGGCCGGGGTCTCGTTGCCGCTGGTGGGGATCGTTGTCCTCTTGGCCGTGTTCTTCCTCGGCGGGCTGTTCTGGTTGCTTTCCCCCAAGGATTTGCAGGAACCGCTCATCCAGACCTTCCCGGCGGCCGCCCCGCTGCCGTTCGGGACCACCGAGGACGGGCACCCCTATCTGGGCAATGCCGACGCGCCGGTCACGGTCTACGAGTTCGCCGACTTCCAGTGTCCGCACTGCAAGCAGCACAACGACGTGTTCGCGCGCGAGTTCGAGAAGACGTTCATCACGCCGGGCAAGGTGAAGCTGGTCTGGGTGACGTTCCCGTTCATGGGCGACGGCACCGAGAGCGACGAATCGGTGCTGGCGTCGATGGCCGGCTATTGCGGCTTGGAGCAGGGCAAGTTCTGGGAAGTGCACGACTGGCTGTTCGAGAACCAGGGACCGGCCGCCAACCAGGGCCAGTTCAACAAGGAGCGTCTCCGCAAGATCGCCGAGCGCATGTCGCTCGACGTGACGAAGTGGGACGCGTGCATGGATGCCTCCGCGACGCGCGACAAGGCGTTGGCCGACAAGGCAAAGGCGCAGGAGCAGGGTGTGGCGAGCACGCCGTCGTTCATGGTCGGCGAGACGATCGTCGAAGGGACCGGCACGGAGAAGATGGCCGAGTTGGCGGCCGTCATCGACAAGCCGTCGCAATAG
- a CDS encoding DUF309 domain-containing protein, protein MTARDDAAVSPPRLAQAAAIARGRALFNRADFWASHEAWEAAWRTAAEPDRSGLQGLIQAAAALHKFVVQNNPSGAVRLIDRALEGLAPVGPTGLGLDLAALSSELREWRRRLTDGPPSDASIIGLPHLERASVRPEGLLPAPLSVEAIDVWVVEDGRRRALLVAVAADGFVGWGESVVPWSEHGVFDALCSSLAPALLTESVGSPAELSVVWRGVAAEGRAAAALEMAVWDLFARRLGAPLHAALGAAARPVAVAQRIHGVTAAALADGIGRARAAGFTAVHLPARPNADQRLLPALVPELHDLSFAFDLDGAYRLADVHALAALDRLAPSFLHRPFPDWAVADIVRLRRWLGSPISIGNVVGADALANAFELGAVAIAHVDPTAIGLSEAVLVLETAYGHGIDAWVGTPSVTPVAARAALALAMAPGATLPCAPGDGFGRWGAERIADGRWSAPDGAGLAVDPPPEWLAAHQVRHERLQA, encoded by the coding sequence TTGACTGCACGCGATGACGCCGCCGTATCTCCTCCGCGCCTGGCGCAGGCGGCGGCCATCGCGCGCGGCCGGGCGCTGTTCAATCGGGCCGACTTCTGGGCGAGCCACGAGGCCTGGGAGGCCGCTTGGCGCACGGCGGCGGAACCCGATCGCAGCGGCCTGCAGGGGTTGATACAGGCGGCGGCCGCACTGCACAAGTTCGTCGTTCAGAACAACCCATCCGGTGCCGTCCGGCTGATCGATCGGGCGCTCGAGGGCTTGGCGCCCGTCGGTCCAACCGGCCTTGGACTGGACTTGGCGGCACTCTCCAGCGAGTTGCGGGAGTGGCGCCGCCGGCTGACCGATGGCCCACCGTCCGACGCGAGCATCATCGGCTTGCCGCATCTCGAACGTGCATCGGTGCGGCCCGAAGGACTGCTGCCCGCGCCGTTGAGCGTCGAGGCGATCGATGTCTGGGTCGTCGAGGACGGCCGCCGTCGTGCGCTCCTCGTCGCCGTGGCCGCCGACGGTTTCGTCGGCTGGGGAGAGAGCGTCGTGCCGTGGAGCGAGCACGGTGTCTTCGATGCGTTGTGCAGCTCCCTCGCCCCTGCCCTGTTGACCGAGTCCGTCGGCTCGCCGGCCGAGCTGAGCGTCGTCTGGCGAGGCGTTGCCGCCGAAGGGCGCGCCGCCGCCGCCCTCGAGATGGCGGTGTGGGATCTCTTCGCCCGACGGTTGGGTGCGCCGCTCCATGCCGCGCTCGGCGCCGCCGCTCGTCCCGTGGCGGTGGCGCAGCGCATCCACGGCGTGACGGCCGCCGCCCTGGCGGACGGAATCGGCCGCGCGCGTGCGGCGGGCTTCACGGCCGTCCACCTGCCGGCGCGGCCGAACGCGGATCAGCGACTGCTGCCTGCGCTCGTGCCGGAGCTGCACGACCTTTCGTTTGCGTTCGATCTCGACGGCGCCTACCGGCTGGCTGATGTCCATGCGCTCGCCGCGCTGGACCGCCTGGCGCCGTCATTCCTCCACCGCCCATTTCCCGACTGGGCCGTGGCGGACATCGTGCGGCTTCGGCGTTGGCTGGGCAGCCCGATCTCCATCGGCAACGTCGTCGGTGCCGATGCGCTCGCGAACGCCTTCGAGCTCGGCGCTGTGGCGATCGCGCACGTCGATCCGACCGCGATCGGCCTGTCCGAAGCCGTGCTCGTGCTGGAAACGGCCTACGGCCACGGCATCGACGCCTGGGTCGGCACGCCCTCCGTCACGCCGGTCGCGGCGCGCGCCGCGCTGGCGCTGGCCATGGCCCCCGGCGCGACGTTGCCATGCGCGCCGGGCGACGGCTTCGGGCGCTGGGGCGCCGAACGGATCGCCGACGGCCGGTGGTCCGCACCGGACGGCGCCGGCCTGGCCGTCGACCCGCCGCCCGAGTGGCTGGCGGCCCACCAGGTGCGGCACGAGCGGCTGCAGGCCTAG
- a CDS encoding O-antigen ligase family protein, which produces MTKPDVAGWVGGRVVAAWPAALALAVVFQGGAMPNEAADRPPVLGVNIDVDPTALASAVAASSGIGDALRVRLDWAAVESARGTFDWSAWDETAGAMRADGRRALVAVDTAPAWARQDPPWPASWWVPCEAEARSWPAGMPPTDAADLARFLGVFVARYRDVLLGVEIWREPNSVPHWRRTGPDPEGYAQLLVAAGRAVRAAAPEVWVVSAGLTPTTDVGPCHMSDYVYLDRLARTGALATVDAVGVEISGFERTVTDPAVDREVLNVRRAELLRRVLVRHGIERPIWIVAAIPGDGKSPDDRDDGDGDGVVGDDGDDGVAGGGDDVSTDPATDPATDPATDPATAQAAWFAAVWGMARAEWPWLGALFVGNFATAGAPVAELAGQQMRLVEEDGRPSALGAAVRQATSGVSLPEPNPSDDDRTMAASPERSPVGSARIVRPWPERPGRWAALIGLAIAAAGAAWATTTWGMRRPFVWRAARRFAAVMEEAANDATRRANWRSPWFGRAVLAALVLADGVVGWPLNAPLVPAAVAAATVWPMAAVWLVAAAAPFYFAAYALDLAPALGPQAVGPVELLIAVTVVGAGARRLLDRAAASPAPTTSMGDAAVDAADEAKAMGTAATGSSVRRLLHPVDVGVVLLVVWSALTPLWAEEPALALREWRTVIAEPAAFYAVLRLWPNRRLAAASAWHGIVAGATIAALWGLFGVAGHAIGWGEGAVAAEGVVRAQGPYNSPNNLALILGRVCLGLASGWVFTQAAASSGPRRATLGWAAFLACTAALLGTFSRGTVLVGLPVAALWLGVLAARGRLGGRAVRWMVVAAVAVALALAPFARTERVAGALAMQPGTTLYYRVRLWQSAVRMGLDHPVLGVGLDNFMGLYRDRYVQRDVIQERFLSHPHNVALDWWTRLGLPGAVLLAAWLVWFARSAARVVIAGPGADRTLAAVGVGTLVYGLAHGLLDNSFFLVDLAVYTWVSQALILAALEPSQADPMRVGPPGFEPGTNRL; this is translated from the coding sequence ATGACGAAGCCCGACGTCGCGGGCTGGGTGGGCGGCCGCGTGGTCGCGGCATGGCCGGCGGCGCTTGCCTTGGCCGTGGTGTTCCAAGGCGGCGCGATGCCGAACGAAGCCGCCGACCGGCCGCCCGTGCTCGGTGTGAACATCGATGTCGATCCGACGGCGCTTGCGAGCGCCGTGGCCGCCAGCTCCGGCATCGGCGACGCGCTGCGGGTCCGGCTGGATTGGGCGGCGGTCGAGTCCGCGCGCGGCACGTTCGACTGGTCGGCGTGGGACGAGACCGCCGGCGCGATGCGCGCCGACGGCCGGCGGGCGCTCGTCGCCGTCGATACCGCCCCGGCGTGGGCGCGCCAAGATCCGCCGTGGCCGGCGAGCTGGTGGGTGCCGTGCGAGGCGGAAGCGCGGTCGTGGCCGGCAGGGATGCCGCCAACCGATGCGGCCGACCTGGCGCGCTTCCTCGGCGTGTTCGTCGCCCGCTACCGGGACGTGCTGCTGGGCGTCGAGATCTGGCGCGAGCCGAACTCCGTGCCGCATTGGCGCCGCACCGGGCCGGACCCGGAGGGGTACGCCCAACTGCTGGTCGCGGCCGGGCGTGCGGTGCGGGCGGCGGCGCCCGAGGTGTGGGTGGTCTCGGCCGGCTTGACCCCGACGACGGACGTCGGTCCATGTCATATGTCGGACTACGTCTACCTCGACCGCTTGGCGCGAACCGGGGCGCTCGCGACCGTCGATGCCGTCGGCGTCGAGATCAGCGGCTTCGAACGCACCGTCACCGACCCGGCCGTGGACCGCGAGGTCCTGAACGTCCGCCGCGCCGAGCTGTTGCGGCGCGTCCTCGTCCGCCACGGCATCGAGCGGCCGATCTGGATCGTGGCGGCGATCCCGGGCGATGGGAAGTCGCCTGATGACCGGGACGACGGGGACGGCGATGGCGTTGTCGGCGATGACGGCGACGATGGGGTGGCCGGGGGCGGGGACGACGTGTCGACCGATCCGGCGACCGATCCGGCGACCGATCCGGCGACCGATCCGGCGACCGCCCAGGCCGCCTGGTTCGCGGCGGTCTGGGGCATGGCACGCGCCGAGTGGCCGTGGCTCGGCGCGTTGTTCGTCGGCAACTTCGCCACGGCGGGCGCACCGGTCGCGGAGCTTGCCGGTCAGCAGATGAGGCTCGTCGAGGAAGACGGCCGGCCGTCGGCACTCGGCGCCGCGGTTCGGCAGGCGACGTCGGGCGTCTCTCTCCCGGAGCCCAACCCCTCGGACGACGATCGCACGATGGCCGCGTCGCCCGAGCGGTCCCCCGTCGGATCGGCGCGCATCGTCCGGCCGTGGCCCGAGCGGCCGGGACGCTGGGCAGCGCTCATCGGGCTCGCCATCGCCGCCGCCGGCGCAGCGTGGGCGACGACGACTTGGGGAATGCGTCGGCCGTTCGTCTGGCGTGCGGCGCGCCGATTTGCGGCGGTGATGGAGGAGGCGGCGAACGACGCGACGCGGCGTGCAAACTGGCGCTCGCCGTGGTTCGGCCGCGCGGTCCTCGCCGCGCTCGTCCTGGCCGACGGCGTCGTCGGCTGGCCGCTCAACGCGCCGCTCGTGCCGGCCGCCGTCGCCGCGGCAACGGTCTGGCCGATGGCGGCGGTCTGGCTCGTCGCCGCAGCGGCGCCGTTCTACTTCGCGGCGTACGCGCTGGACCTCGCCCCGGCGCTCGGGCCTCAGGCGGTCGGGCCGGTCGAGCTGCTGATCGCGGTGACGGTCGTTGGTGCCGGTGCGCGCCGGCTGCTCGATCGCGCGGCCGCGTCGCCGGCGCCAACGACTTCGATGGGGGACGCGGCAGTCGACGCGGCAGATGAAGCCAAGGCGATGGGGACCGCGGCGACCGGGAGCAGCGTACGTCGCCTCCTTCACCCCGTCGATGTCGGCGTCGTCCTCCTCGTCGTCTGGTCGGCGTTGACCCCGCTGTGGGCCGAGGAGCCGGCGCTGGCGCTGCGCGAGTGGCGGACGGTGATCGCGGAGCCGGCCGCCTTCTACGCCGTCCTTCGCCTCTGGCCGAATCGACGATTGGCCGCGGCATCGGCTTGGCACGGCATCGTCGCCGGGGCAACGATTGCGGCGCTGTGGGGACTGTTCGGCGTCGCCGGCCATGCCATCGGCTGGGGCGAGGGTGCGGTCGCGGCCGAAGGCGTCGTGCGCGCGCAGGGCCCGTACAACTCGCCGAACAACCTGGCGTTGATCCTGGGACGGGTCTGTCTCGGGCTGGCTTCCGGCTGGGTGTTCACGCAAGCAGCGGCATCGTCCGGTCCGCGGCGCGCGACGCTCGGCTGGGCGGCGTTCCTCGCCTGCACTGCTGCACTGCTTGGCACGTTCAGCCGCGGGACCGTCCTCGTCGGCTTGCCGGTGGCCGCGCTCTGGCTCGGCGTGCTCGCTGCCCGCGGCCGCCTCGGGGGCCGCGCGGTCCGCTGGATGGTGGTGGCGGCAGTCGCGGTCGCGCTCGCCCTCGCCCCTTTCGCCCGCACCGAGCGCGTGGCCGGCGCGCTGGCGATGCAGCCGGGCACGACGCTCTACTACCGCGTGCGCCTGTGGCAGTCGGCGGTGCGGATGGGGCTCGACCACCCCGTGCTCGGCGTCGGCCTGGACAACTTCATGGGCCTCTACCGGGATCGCTACGTGCAGCGCGACGTGATCCAGGAGCGCTTCCTGAGCCACCCGCACAACGTCGCGCTCGATTGGTGGACCCGCCTCGGACTGCCGGGCGCCGTGCTCTTGGCGGCCTGGCTCGTGTGGTTCGCCCGCTCGGCCGCGCGCGTCGTGATCGCGGGGCCTGGCGCGGACCGCACGTTGGCGGCGGTCGGGGTCGGTACGCTGGTGTACGGGCTGGCGCACGGGCTGTTGGACAACAGCTTCTTCTTGGTCGATCTGGCGGTGTACACCTGGGTGTCCCAGGCGCTGATCCTCGCCGCCCTCGAGCCGAGCCAAGCCGATCCGATGCGAGTGGGCCCACCAGGATTCGAACCTGGGACCAACCGGTTATGA
- a CDS encoding VWA domain-containing protein produces MAIDRSFSMTENNGITATRQAATAFLSGIDFSEDRVAVVAFNNTASLVQPLSNDPTAARAAIAALQPLGGTDIARAIDVAAAELFGVRHRDDAKPVIILLTDGRPSRGPDETLDAAAAAKLLGTQIFTIGFGDVDPMLMTLAASTPEDAFIAASTDTLNAIYAEIANRLTADVLAREVHITDELPAGMRFIATVAGPAPRVNGQTLSWDLTDVPFGGIRLAYTVEPTARGKQPTNVKASATFIDGLSRPGQLRFPVPEVSVLDIDPTVTPTFTPFPTATPRPTQTPVPMPIFLPLTLRQSCESADIGTDVIIVMDNSGSMNELARPDGPTRLEAAVAAAAVLVERMRPADRAALVAFNREATLVQELTGDKSVLTAALTGLQTAAGTRVDLGLSVAFDELTGPRLLPTNTRAVVLLTDGESEIEDQAILDQAERVKPNVSRLFVIGMGSPTELDYALLRAVATSPTDFFEAPDPEQLTAIYAQVARSIACANLDWPSRRP; encoded by the coding sequence TTGGCGATCGACCGCTCGTTCTCGATGACCGAGAACAACGGGATCACGGCCACGCGCCAGGCCGCGACGGCCTTCCTGAGCGGGATCGACTTCAGCGAGGACCGCGTGGCCGTCGTGGCGTTCAACAACACGGCCTCCCTCGTCCAGCCCCTCTCCAACGATCCGACGGCGGCACGCGCGGCGATCGCCGCCTTGCAGCCGCTTGGCGGCACGGACATCGCCCGCGCGATCGACGTTGCGGCCGCCGAGTTGTTCGGGGTGCGCCACCGCGACGACGCGAAGCCGGTGATCATCCTGCTGACGGACGGACGGCCGAGCCGTGGGCCGGACGAGACGCTCGATGCGGCCGCCGCCGCCAAGCTGCTCGGGACGCAGATCTTCACGATCGGCTTCGGCGACGTCGACCCGATGCTGATGACGCTGGCCGCGTCGACGCCCGAGGACGCGTTCATCGCCGCATCCACGGACACGTTGAACGCGATCTACGCCGAGATCGCCAACCGGCTGACGGCGGACGTTCTGGCCCGCGAGGTCCACATCACGGACGAGTTGCCGGCCGGCATGCGTTTCATCGCCACCGTCGCCGGCCCGGCGCCGCGGGTGAACGGCCAAACTCTCTCCTGGGACCTCACCGACGTGCCCTTCGGCGGCATCCGGCTGGCGTACACCGTCGAGCCGACGGCGCGCGGGAAGCAGCCGACGAACGTGAAGGCGAGTGCCACGTTCATCGACGGCCTTTCGCGGCCGGGGCAGCTGCGCTTCCCGGTGCCCGAGGTCTCGGTGCTGGACATCGACCCGACCGTCACGCCGACGTTCACACCGTTCCCGACCGCCACGCCCCGTCCGACCCAGACGCCGGTCCCGATGCCGATCTTCCTACCGCTCACACTCCGCCAGTCGTGCGAGAGCGCCGACATCGGCACGGACGTGATCATCGTGATGGACAACTCGGGCAGCATGAACGAACTTGCCCGGCCCGACGGACCGACGCGCCTGGAGGCAGCCGTCGCCGCGGCGGCGGTGCTCGTCGAGCGCATGCGCCCGGCCGATCGGGCGGCGCTCGTGGCGTTCAACCGCGAGGCGACGCTGGTGCAGGAGCTGACCGGCGACAAGTCCGTCCTGACCGCAGCGCTCACCGGCCTGCAGACGGCGGCCGGGACGCGCGTCGACCTTGGCCTGAGCGTCGCATTCGACGAGCTGACCGGCCCGCGCCTCCTGCCGACGAACACACGCGCGGTCGTGCTCCTCACGGACGGCGAGAGCGAGATCGAGGACCAGGCGATCCTGGATCAGGCGGAGCGCGTGAAACCGAACGTGTCGCGCCTGTTCGTCATCGGCATGGGCAGCCCGACCGAGCTGGACTACGCGCTGCTGCGGGCCGTCGCCACGTCGCCGACGGACTTCTTCGAAGCCCCCGACCCGGAGCAGCTGACCGCGATCTACGCCCAGGTCGCCCGCTCGATCGCGTGCGCCAACCTGGACTGGCCGTCGCGGCGGCCGTAG